A genome region from Triticum aestivum cultivar Chinese Spring chromosome 2B, IWGSC CS RefSeq v2.1, whole genome shotgun sequence includes the following:
- the LOC123044160 gene encoding phospho-2-dehydro-3-deoxyheptonate aldolase 2, chloroplastic isoform X2, whose translation MALATNTAAAKTSSPTVAPDVAASARPASWSVDSWRKKKALQLPEYPNKEELDAVLKTIESFPPIVFAGEARHLEDRLAEAAMGRAFVLQGGDCAESFKEFNANNIRDTFRVLLQMGAVLMFGGQVPVVKVGRMAGQFAKPRSDNFEEKDGVKLPSYRGDNVNGDAFDLKSRTPDPDRMIRAYAQSVATLNLLRAFATGGYAAMQRVIQWNLDFMDHNEQGDRYRELAHRVDEALGFMTAAGLGMDHPIMTTTDFWTSHECLLLPYEQALTREDSTSGLFYDCSAHMVWVGERTRQLDGAHVEFLRGIANPLGIKVSDKMNPAELVKLIDILNPSNKPGRITIITRMGAENMRVKLPHLIRAVRNSGQIVTWITDPMHGNTIKAPCGLKTRPFDSIMNEVRAFFDVHDQEGSHPGGIHLEMTGQNVTECIGGSRTVTFDDLGDRYHTHCDPRLNASQSLELAFIIAERLRKRRMKSGLANNLPLPPLAF comes from the exons ATGGCGCTCGCCACCaaca CCGCCGCGGCCAAGACCTCGTCCCCGACCGTGGCGCCGGATGTCGCCGCCTCGGCGCGGCCCGCGAGCTGGTCCGTCGacagctggaggaagaagaaggcgctgCAGCTGCCCGAGTACCCCAACAAGGAGGAGCTCGACGCGGTCCTCAAGACGATCGAGTCCTTCCCGCCCATCGTGTTCGCCGGCGAGGCGCGCCACCTCGAGGACCGCCTCGCCGAGGCCGCCATGGGCCGCGCCTTCGTCCTCCAGGGCGGTGACTGCGCCGAGAGCTTCAAGGAGTTCAACGCCAACAACATCCGTGACACCTTCCGTGTGCTGCTCCAGATGGGCGCCGTCCTCATGTTCGGCGGCCAGGTCCCCGTCGTCAAG GTGGGACGGATGGCTGGTCAGTTCGCCAAGCCCAGGTCTGACAACTTCGAAGAGAAGGACGGCGTTAAGCTGCCGAGTTACAGGGGCGACAACGTCAACGGCGACGCCTTCGACCTCAAGAGCCGCACGCCTGACCCCGACAGGATGATCAGGGCGTACGCCCAGTCGGTGGCCACGCTGAACTTGCTCCGCGCTTTCGCGACCGGAGGCTACGCAGCTATGCAGCGGGTCATCCAGTGGAACCTGGATTTCATGGATCACAACGAGCAGGGAGACAG GTACCGGGAGTTGGCACACAGGGTGGACGAGGCTCTTGGCTTCATGACAGCAGCTGGGCTGGGGATGGACCATCCGATAATGACGACTACTGACTTCTGGACATCCCACGAGTGTCTCCTCTTGCCATATGAGCAGGCTCTTACCCGTGAGGACTCCACAAGCGGCCTTTTCTACGACTGCTCGGCCCATATGGTGTGGGTTGGTGAGCGAACTCGTCAACTCGACGGGGCTCATGTTGAATTCCTCCGTGGTATTGCCAACCCTCTTGGCATTAAG GTGAGCGACAAGATGAACCCTGCTGAATTGGTGAAGCTGATTGACATTTTGAACCCTTCAAACAAGCCGGGAAGGATCACCATAATTACAAGGATGGGGGCTGAGAACATGAGGGTGAAGTTGCCTCATCTCATCCGTGCTGTCCGCAATTCTGGACAGATTGTCACATGGATTACCGACCCCATGCACGGAAACACCATCAAGGCCCCATGTGGTCTGAAGACTCGTCCATTTGACTCTATTATG AATGAGGTGCGTGCATTCTTCGACGTGCACGACCAAGAAGGAAGCCACCCAGGAGGTATCCACCTTGAAATGACTGGTCAGAATGTGACCGAGTGCATCGGGGGATCGCGGACTGTGACCTTCGATGACCTGGGTGACCGCTACCACACCCACTGCGACCCAAGGCTGAACGCGTCGCAGTCTCTGGAGCTCGCTTTCATCATCGCCGAGAGACTCAGGAAGAGGAGGATGAAGTCAGGACTCGCCAACAACCTGCCACTGCCCCCATTGGCTTTCTAA
- the LOC123044160 gene encoding phospho-2-dehydro-3-deoxyheptonate aldolase 2, chloroplastic isoform X1 → MALATNTAAAAAAAAALTGGAAQPRRAGFLPLKRRTISAVHAADPARSGASVPAAAAAKTSSPTVAPDVAASARPASWSVDSWRKKKALQLPEYPNKEELDAVLKTIESFPPIVFAGEARHLEDRLAEAAMGRAFVLQGGDCAESFKEFNANNIRDTFRVLLQMGAVLMFGGQVPVVKVGRMAGQFAKPRSDNFEEKDGVKLPSYRGDNVNGDAFDLKSRTPDPDRMIRAYAQSVATLNLLRAFATGGYAAMQRVIQWNLDFMDHNEQGDRYRELAHRVDEALGFMTAAGLGMDHPIMTTTDFWTSHECLLLPYEQALTREDSTSGLFYDCSAHMVWVGERTRQLDGAHVEFLRGIANPLGIKVSDKMNPAELVKLIDILNPSNKPGRITIITRMGAENMRVKLPHLIRAVRNSGQIVTWITDPMHGNTIKAPCGLKTRPFDSIMNEVRAFFDVHDQEGSHPGGIHLEMTGQNVTECIGGSRTVTFDDLGDRYHTHCDPRLNASQSLELAFIIAERLRKRRMKSGLANNLPLPPLAF, encoded by the exons ATGGCGCTCGCCACCaacaccgccgccgcggccgcagcgGCCGCCGCGCTGACCGGCGGCGCGGCCCAGCCCCGCCGCGCGGGGTTCCTCCCCCTCAAGCGCCGCACCATCTCCGCGGTGCACGCCGCCGACCCCGCCAGGAGCGGCGCGTCCGTCCCGGCGGCCGCCGCGGCCAAGACCTCGTCCCCGACCGTGGCGCCGGATGTCGCCGCCTCGGCGCGGCCCGCGAGCTGGTCCGTCGacagctggaggaagaagaaggcgctgCAGCTGCCCGAGTACCCCAACAAGGAGGAGCTCGACGCGGTCCTCAAGACGATCGAGTCCTTCCCGCCCATCGTGTTCGCCGGCGAGGCGCGCCACCTCGAGGACCGCCTCGCCGAGGCCGCCATGGGCCGCGCCTTCGTCCTCCAGGGCGGTGACTGCGCCGAGAGCTTCAAGGAGTTCAACGCCAACAACATCCGTGACACCTTCCGTGTGCTGCTCCAGATGGGCGCCGTCCTCATGTTCGGCGGCCAGGTCCCCGTCGTCAAG GTGGGACGGATGGCTGGTCAGTTCGCCAAGCCCAGGTCTGACAACTTCGAAGAGAAGGACGGCGTTAAGCTGCCGAGTTACAGGGGCGACAACGTCAACGGCGACGCCTTCGACCTCAAGAGCCGCACGCCTGACCCCGACAGGATGATCAGGGCGTACGCCCAGTCGGTGGCCACGCTGAACTTGCTCCGCGCTTTCGCGACCGGAGGCTACGCAGCTATGCAGCGGGTCATCCAGTGGAACCTGGATTTCATGGATCACAACGAGCAGGGAGACAG GTACCGGGAGTTGGCACACAGGGTGGACGAGGCTCTTGGCTTCATGACAGCAGCTGGGCTGGGGATGGACCATCCGATAATGACGACTACTGACTTCTGGACATCCCACGAGTGTCTCCTCTTGCCATATGAGCAGGCTCTTACCCGTGAGGACTCCACAAGCGGCCTTTTCTACGACTGCTCGGCCCATATGGTGTGGGTTGGTGAGCGAACTCGTCAACTCGACGGGGCTCATGTTGAATTCCTCCGTGGTATTGCCAACCCTCTTGGCATTAAG GTGAGCGACAAGATGAACCCTGCTGAATTGGTGAAGCTGATTGACATTTTGAACCCTTCAAACAAGCCGGGAAGGATCACCATAATTACAAGGATGGGGGCTGAGAACATGAGGGTGAAGTTGCCTCATCTCATCCGTGCTGTCCGCAATTCTGGACAGATTGTCACATGGATTACCGACCCCATGCACGGAAACACCATCAAGGCCCCATGTGGTCTGAAGACTCGTCCATTTGACTCTATTATG AATGAGGTGCGTGCATTCTTCGACGTGCACGACCAAGAAGGAAGCCACCCAGGAGGTATCCACCTTGAAATGACTGGTCAGAATGTGACCGAGTGCATCGGGGGATCGCGGACTGTGACCTTCGATGACCTGGGTGACCGCTACCACACCCACTGCGACCCAAGGCTGAACGCGTCGCAGTCTCTGGAGCTCGCTTTCATCATCGCCGAGAGACTCAGGAAGAGGAGGATGAAGTCAGGACTCGCCAACAACCTGCCACTGCCCCCATTGGCTTTCTAA